The Peribacillus sp. FSL E2-0218 genome contains a region encoding:
- the radC gene encoding DNA repair protein RadC codes for MLIKDYPKEERPRERFLQDGPQSLSNQELLALLLRTGTREESVLQLAGRLINSVKGLRLLKEASVEELTGIKGIGEAKAIHILASVELGRRMNQLNDQDRYVIRSPEDGANYCMEEMRFLTQEHFVCLYLNTKNQVLQKTTIFIGSLNASIVHPREVFKEAFRRSAASIICLHNHPSGDPTPSREDIEVTKRLAECGRIIGIEVLDHIIIGEHKYVSLKEKGYL; via the coding sequence ATGTTAATAAAGGATTACCCGAAAGAAGAGAGACCGCGCGAACGGTTTCTGCAAGACGGACCGCAAAGCCTCTCCAACCAGGAGTTGCTCGCGCTGCTATTGAGGACGGGTACACGGGAAGAATCCGTACTCCAGCTAGCAGGCAGGCTCATCAATTCGGTCAAAGGCCTGCGTCTGTTAAAAGAAGCCTCCGTGGAAGAATTGACAGGAATCAAAGGAATAGGCGAAGCGAAGGCGATCCATATTCTTGCATCAGTCGAACTTGGCAGGAGAATGAACCAATTGAATGATCAAGACCGCTATGTGATTCGTTCACCTGAAGATGGGGCCAATTACTGCATGGAGGAAATGCGGTTTTTGACCCAGGAACATTTCGTCTGCCTTTATTTGAATACGAAAAATCAAGTGCTCCAAAAAACAACAATCTTCATCGGCAGCCTCAATGCCTCGATCGTGCACCCGCGCGAGGTTTTTAAAGAAGCTTTCAGAAGGTCTGCCGCCTCTATCATCTGTCTTCATAACCACCCCTCCGGAGACCCCACTCCTAGCAGAGAAGATATTGAAGTGACGAAAAGATTAGCCGAATGTGGTAGAATTATCGGGATTGAAGTATTGGACCACATCATTATCGGGGAGCATAAATATGTTAGTTTGAAGGAAAAAGGTTATTTATGA
- a CDS encoding rod shape-determining protein, translated as MFGIGARDIGIDLGTANTLVYVKGKGIAVREPSVVAVQTDTKQIVAVGNDAKNMIGRTPGNVVALRPMKDGVIADYETTATMMKYYMKEAQKKGVFGNKPYVMICVPSGITAVEQRAVIDAARQAGARDAYPIEEPFAAAIGADLPVWEPTGSMVVDIGGGTTEVAIISLGGIVTSQSIRIAGDEMDDAIIVYIRKNYNLMIGERTAEAIKMEIGSAGDTEGVENMEIRGRDLLTGLPKTIEITADEISKALSDTVSAIVDSVKNTLEKTPPELAADIMDRGIVLTGGGALLRNLDKVISEETQMPVIIAENPLDCVAIGTGKALDHIHLFKTKSRDSR; from the coding sequence ATGTTTGGAATAGGCGCTAGAGATATAGGGATTGATTTAGGAACGGCTAACACGCTCGTATATGTTAAAGGAAAAGGGATCGCGGTTCGCGAACCATCCGTTGTAGCGGTGCAAACCGATACAAAGCAAATCGTTGCAGTCGGAAACGATGCGAAAAACATGATCGGCCGTACACCTGGAAACGTGGTTGCCCTCCGTCCGATGAAAGACGGCGTAATTGCCGATTATGAAACGACGGCTACCATGATGAAGTACTATATGAAAGAAGCCCAAAAAAAAGGTGTATTCGGCAACAAGCCATATGTCATGATTTGCGTTCCTTCTGGAATTACAGCTGTTGAGCAGCGTGCAGTCATTGATGCAGCCAGACAAGCGGGGGCACGTGATGCATACCCGATCGAAGAACCGTTTGCAGCAGCGATTGGTGCAGACCTTCCTGTTTGGGAGCCTACAGGCAGCATGGTCGTTGATATCGGCGGAGGAACGACGGAAGTGGCCATCATTTCCCTTGGGGGTATCGTAACAAGCCAATCCATCCGCATTGCTGGTGACGAAATGGATGATGCCATTATCGTTTACATACGCAAAAACTACAATTTGATGATCGGTGAGCGCACTGCAGAAGCGATTAAAATGGAAATTGGTTCTGCCGGTGACACGGAAGGCGTCGAAAACATGGAGATTCGCGGCCGTGACTTATTGACTGGTTTACCAAAGACGATCGAAATCACAGCTGATGAAATATCCAAAGCATTAAGCGATACAGTTTCTGCTATTGTGGATTCCGTGAAAAACACCCTGGAAAAAACACCGCCTGAATTGGCCGCAGATATCATGGACAGAGGCATCGTCCTGACCGGCGGAGGAGCTTTACTGCGCAATTTGGATAAAGTGATCAGTGAAGAGACGCAAATGCCGGTGATCATCGCCGAAAATCCGCTGGATTGTGTGGCGATCGGCACGGGGAAAGCGTTGGACCACATTCACTTATTCAAAACTAAATCAAGAGATTCCCGATAA
- the minD gene encoding septum site-determining protein MinD codes for MGEAIVITSGKGGVGKTTTSANLGTSLALLGKKVCLIDTDIGLRNLDVIMGLENRIIYDLVDVVEGRCKIHQALIKDKHFEDLLYLLPAPQNSDKSAVNEEQMKKLISDMKPDYDYILIDCPAGIEQGFRNAIAGADKAIIVTTAERPAVRDADRIIGLLEKEEQIEPPQLIINRIRGHLLHEDEEMDIDGVTDFLKIDLIGVIPDDDQVIVAANKKEPIAYNPDNRVSLAYRNIARRILGESVPLSPIGGEPKGFMSKLKKFFSVR; via the coding sequence GTGGGAGAGGCAATAGTTATAACATCCGGTAAGGGTGGTGTCGGGAAAACGACCACCTCCGCCAATTTGGGAACATCTTTAGCTCTTCTAGGCAAAAAGGTTTGCTTGATTGATACGGATATCGGTCTGCGGAACTTGGATGTGATCATGGGGTTGGAAAACCGGATCATCTATGATTTGGTCGATGTGGTCGAAGGGCGCTGTAAGATACATCAAGCGCTTATTAAAGATAAACATTTCGAGGATTTGCTTTATTTGCTTCCGGCTCCGCAAAATAGTGATAAATCAGCGGTGAATGAAGAGCAGATGAAGAAACTCATCAGCGACATGAAGCCGGACTATGATTATATCCTCATTGACTGCCCAGCAGGCATAGAGCAGGGCTTCAGGAATGCCATCGCCGGGGCAGACAAGGCGATCATCGTGACGACTGCCGAGAGACCCGCTGTCAGGGATGCAGACCGCATCATTGGCCTGCTGGAAAAAGAAGAGCAAATTGAGCCGCCCCAATTGATCATCAACCGGATACGCGGCCATTTGCTTCATGAAGATGAAGAAATGGATATCGATGGCGTTACCGATTTTCTAAAAATTGATTTGATTGGTGTCATTCCTGACGATGACCAGGTCATTGTGGCAGCGAATAAAAAGGAACCAATTGCCTATAATCCAGACAATAGAGTCTCGCTTGCCTATCGGAACATAGCCCGCAGGATTCTTGGTGAATCCGTGCCTTTGTCGCCAATCGGCGGCGAACCGAAGGGCTTCATGTCCAAATTGAAAAAGTTCTTTAGCGTACGGTGA
- a CDS encoding S1 domain-containing RNA-binding protein, with translation MSIEIGSKVQGKVTGITNFGAFVELPGGSTGLVHISEVADSYVKDVNDHLKVGDQIEVKVISEKDGKTALSIKKAIDRPEGQTSSYTKRPPRQGDSRSKDFRSKGNFQPKENFEDKMVRFLKTSEENLSTLKRSTESKRGGRGGRRG, from the coding sequence ATGTCAATCGAAATAGGCAGCAAAGTACAAGGTAAAGTAACAGGTATCACTAATTTTGGAGCATTTGTAGAATTACCAGGAGGCTCGACAGGTCTTGTGCATATCAGTGAGGTAGCAGATAGCTATGTAAAAGACGTCAATGACCATCTTAAAGTAGGCGACCAAATTGAAGTAAAAGTGATTAGTGAGAAAGACGGAAAAACTGCCTTGTCCATCAAAAAGGCTATAGATAGACCCGAAGGGCAAACCTCTTCTTATACCAAACGCCCACCACGCCAAGGGGATAGCCGTTCTAAAGATTTTCGTTCAAAAGGTAACTTCCAACCAAAGGAAAATTTCGAAGATAAAATGGTTCGCTTCTTAAAGACTAGTGAAGAAAATTTATCGACTCTTAAACGCAGCACCGAATCGAAACGCGGCGGCAGAGGCGGCAGACGCGGATAA
- a CDS encoding Maf family protein yields MQPLILASSSPRRKELLQFLQIPFESMNSNVDETIDDTMCPDAAVKELASRKAKAIAARFQERWVIGSDTVVVLDGKILGKPTSRADGKRMLEMLSGRTHEVYTGVAILFGKHGKVFAEKTEVTFWELPGAEIERYLDSGEPFDKAGGYGIQGYGSLLVKQIKGDYFSVVGLPVSRLARELKALQADIGE; encoded by the coding sequence ATGCAGCCATTGATTTTAGCTTCTTCATCACCACGTCGTAAAGAACTTCTGCAGTTTCTACAAATCCCCTTTGAAAGCATGAATTCCAATGTCGATGAAACGATTGATGATACCATGTGCCCGGATGCTGCTGTGAAAGAGCTTGCCTCGCGTAAGGCGAAAGCCATCGCAGCAAGATTTCAGGAACGCTGGGTAATCGGCTCGGACACGGTTGTCGTCCTTGATGGAAAGATATTAGGCAAGCCAACAAGCCGCGCGGATGGAAAAAGAATGCTGGAGATGCTATCAGGCCGGACACATGAGGTATATACGGGTGTTGCCATCTTATTCGGCAAGCATGGCAAAGTGTTCGCAGAAAAAACGGAAGTGACATTTTGGGAGCTGCCAGGAGCTGAAATCGAACGTTATCTGGATAGCGGGGAACCTTTTGATAAAGCGGGCGGTTATGGGATACAAGGATACGGATCCCTGCTTGTCAAACAAATCAAAGGGGACTACTTCTCTGTCGTCGGGCTTCCGGTTTCAAGATTGGCCCGTGAGCTCAAGGCGTTGCAGGCGGACATAGGTGAATGA
- the minC gene encoding septum site-determining protein MinC, with product MNKRIQQNVMIKGTKDGFMLHLDDSCSFSELLKELEVKLSANYQFQENDPSISVKVHTGNRYLDEKQEEMIKEVIHKKKKLFVDEMISNVLTKDEANRWKDENQVTTVTKVIRSGQVFEVPGDLLLIGDVNPDGTVRAGGSIYVMGQLRGIAHAGYKGNNEAIIAASVMKPAQLRIAGQVNLSPDEYTKWGHDLECAFMDDDENIIIDKLQVLKKYRPNLNRLEGGL from the coding sequence ATGAATAAAAGAATTCAGCAAAATGTCATGATTAAGGGAACAAAAGACGGGTTTATGCTTCATCTCGATGATTCTTGCTCATTTTCCGAATTATTGAAAGAGTTAGAAGTGAAGCTTTCGGCAAACTATCAGTTTCAAGAAAATGACCCGTCCATTTCCGTTAAAGTACATACAGGGAACCGCTATCTTGATGAAAAACAAGAAGAAATGATTAAAGAGGTCATCCACAAAAAAAAGAAGCTTTTCGTAGATGAGATGATTTCGAATGTCCTGACAAAGGATGAAGCGAACCGCTGGAAAGACGAAAACCAAGTGACGACCGTGACCAAGGTGATAAGATCTGGACAGGTTTTTGAAGTTCCCGGGGATTTACTCCTGATCGGGGATGTCAATCCTGATGGAACGGTACGTGCCGGTGGCAGCATATATGTAATGGGGCAGCTAAGGGGAATAGCCCATGCCGGTTACAAGGGGAATAATGAGGCCATAATAGCGGCCTCGGTCATGAAGCCTGCCCAGCTCCGCATTGCCGGACAAGTCAATTTATCTCCTGATGAATATACGAAATGGGGGCATGATTTGGAATGTGCCTTCATGGATGATGATGAAAATATCATTATCGACAAACTGCAAGTTTTAAAGAAATATAGACCTAATTTAAATAGATTAGAAGGGGGTCTCTAA
- the mreD gene encoding rod shape-determining protein MreD, protein MKQFILSFIALIFFVFESIFAQLFAGDTFGDDKILVPHFMMIFIFFLTMYGSRKMGMLYGAILGLTYDVVYTEILGIYMFLLPFLAYLISKCMKILQNNILIACLTAFLFTAVLELVIFQMNTILSFADMPFGEFAERRLLPTLLLNLVFIIVSCYPLKRIFEKLDLQGDAE, encoded by the coding sequence GTGAAACAATTCATCCTTTCTTTTATAGCCCTGATTTTTTTCGTTTTTGAAAGCATCTTTGCGCAGCTGTTTGCTGGAGATACGTTCGGGGACGATAAAATCCTCGTTCCCCATTTTATGATGATTTTCATCTTTTTCCTGACCATGTACGGTTCCAGGAAAATGGGCATGCTTTATGGAGCCATCCTTGGATTGACCTATGATGTCGTGTATACGGAAATCCTGGGAATCTATATGTTCCTGCTTCCTTTTCTTGCCTACTTGATTTCAAAATGCATGAAAATCCTGCAAAATAATATATTGATTGCCTGTCTGACGGCTTTTTTATTCACGGCCGTTTTGGAGCTGGTCATCTTTCAGATGAATACCATCCTTTCGTTCGCCGATATGCCATTCGGTGAATTCGCGGAGAGGAGATTGCTGCCGACCTTGTTATTGAATCTCGTATTCATTATCGTCAGCTGCTATCCTTTAAAGAGAATATTCGAAAAGCTTGATTTGCAAGGAGACGCGGAATAA
- the mreC gene encoding rod shape-determining protein MreC, whose amino-acid sequence MPQFFNKKLLLLLVSIIVLVALIGFSLKEREELTWPEQFLKDTTGWVGNVFNKPVSGITGFVGGLKDLQHTYDENKKLKARLDEYVLLKTQVQDLKEENDEFRDNLKKEDDLRKYSSIQSTVIGRNPDRWNEMLTINKGKRNGVEKNMAVIKSNVLVGKVKSATDFTASVQLLSSIDKANRVSAIVQGDDKAYGLIEGFDDKRNLLLMKRIPYDKKIKKDSTVITSGYGGIFPKGLLIGKVVDVKVDQYGLNQTAYIEPATDLYDINNVMVVQREVGGVADESDGEDEVE is encoded by the coding sequence ATGCCACAGTTTTTTAATAAAAAGCTCCTTCTCTTGCTCGTTAGTATCATCGTTCTCGTGGCATTGATCGGTTTTTCCTTAAAGGAAAGAGAAGAGTTGACATGGCCGGAGCAATTCCTGAAAGATACGACAGGCTGGGTTGGGAATGTGTTTAATAAGCCAGTATCGGGTATAACAGGATTTGTAGGGGGCTTAAAGGACCTTCAACATACATACGATGAAAACAAAAAATTGAAGGCCCGCCTGGATGAATATGTATTATTGAAAACCCAGGTACAGGATTTAAAAGAAGAAAATGATGAATTTCGCGATAACCTCAAAAAAGAAGATGACCTGCGGAAGTATTCATCGATTCAATCGACGGTCATCGGCCGTAATCCTGACCGTTGGAATGAGATGCTGACGATCAATAAAGGAAAGCGTAATGGGGTAGAAAAAAATATGGCCGTCATCAAGTCCAATGTGCTCGTAGGCAAGGTCAAATCCGCGACTGATTTCACGGCTTCGGTTCAGCTCTTAAGTTCGATCGATAAAGCCAACCGTGTTTCGGCCATCGTTCAAGGTGATGATAAGGCATACGGTTTGATTGAAGGATTCGATGATAAAAGGAACCTTTTGTTAATGAAACGGATTCCATATGATAAAAAAATCAAGAAGGATTCGACGGTCATCACTTCCGGTTATGGCGGGATCTTCCCAAAAGGCCTTTTGATCGGAAAAGTGGTTGATGTCAAAGTGGATCAATATGGATTGAACCAGACTGCATATATTGAACCTGCCACGGATTTATACGATATAAATAATGTTATGGTCGTTCAGCGTGAAGTTGGCGGGGTAGCGGATGAAAGTGATGGGGAGGATGAAGTGGAGTGA
- a CDS encoding M23 family metallopeptidase: MDDRRKDIRNRIAKRRKVNESPVGNGSWTEINNDESYGVDSFNGYSEKDHPLFRKEYFFFKILVSVCLFLIIAVMFKHPSARLEPARSFVTENMSKEFQFASISNWYENAFGKPIAFLPKEADKETVDTKEYAMPASGKITQTFETNGEGIILETSKGSKVEAVNEGVVIFAGEKEGIGKTVVIQHANQSESWYGQLKEIDVKLYEFVKKGNEVGQVTVSEDGSKGRFYLAIKENDAFVNPKKVIQFE; the protein is encoded by the coding sequence ATGGATGATCGCAGGAAAGATATCCGCAATCGCATCGCCAAGAGACGCAAGGTTAATGAAAGTCCAGTTGGAAACGGCAGTTGGACGGAGATCAACAATGATGAATCGTATGGTGTTGATTCTTTTAACGGATATTCGGAAAAAGATCATCCGCTTTTCAGGAAAGAATATTTCTTCTTTAAAATACTTGTCAGTGTCTGCCTGTTCCTGATCATCGCGGTGATGTTCAAACATCCTTCGGCACGGCTGGAGCCTGCCAGGAGCTTTGTCACGGAAAACATGAGCAAGGAATTCCAATTCGCTTCCATCTCCAATTGGTACGAAAATGCGTTTGGCAAACCGATCGCTTTTTTGCCAAAGGAAGCGGATAAGGAAACGGTTGACACGAAGGAATATGCGATGCCTGCCTCAGGCAAGATCACCCAAACTTTCGAGACGAACGGTGAGGGGATCATCCTGGAAACGAGCAAAGGCTCCAAGGTGGAGGCAGTCAATGAGGGCGTAGTCATTTTTGCCGGTGAAAAGGAGGGGATAGGGAAGACGGTCGTCATCCAGCATGCCAATCAAAGTGAATCCTGGTACGGGCAGCTGAAAGAGATTGATGTGAAGCTGTACGAATTTGTTAAAAAGGGCAATGAAGTAGGACAGGTTACAGTCAGTGAAGACGGATCCAAGGGCAGGTTTTATTTAGCGATCAAAGAAAATGACGCTTTCGTCAATCCTAAAAAGGTGATTCAATTTGAGTGA